ACTATCGCCCGATGTTCGGTGCGCTGGGCCGGGCCGGTATCGACAGTTCCTTGCTGTTCGTCAGTCAGGCCTATCTCGACAACGGCGGCAATCCGGCACTGGGCCTGAGTCGGCCGCTGGTGGCCGTCAACAACACGCGCGGAGGCATCGGCAAGCGCAGCATGATTCTCAACGATGCGATGCCGCAGATCGAGGTCGATTCCGAAACCTACGATGTGCGCGCCGACGGCGAACTGCTGCGTTGCGAGCCGGCCGATGTGCTGCCGATGGCGCAGCGCTACTTTCTGTTCTGATCATGCTCAAGGCTACTGAAGTTCTGTCCGCCGGGCACTGGGATCGCGACCGTGCGATCGACCGCATCGCGCTGGACTACGACGAGCGCCACCGGCGGCGCTTCCGTTTCGTCGCCGAAGGCGGCACCGAGTTCCTGCTGGACCTGCCGCGTGCGACCGTGCTGCAGCACGGCGACGGTCTGGCGCTGGAAGGCGGCGATGTCATCACCGTGATCGCCGCGTCCGAGGCCTTGTCGCAAGTCACTGCCGTCGATAC
This portion of the Gammaproteobacteria bacterium genome encodes:
- a CDS encoding urease accessory protein UreE; the protein is MLKATEVLSAGHWDRDRAIDRIALDYDERHRRRFRFVAEGGTEFLLDLPRATVLQHGDGLALEGGDVITVIAASEALSQVTAVDTEALMRLAWHIGNRHLPAQLVSDRILIREDHVIVSMLRGLGATVEAVRAPFSPEGGAYSGHGGFVAAHKHAHGNVLALGQPHEH